A genomic segment from Phragmites australis chromosome 6, lpPhrAust1.1, whole genome shotgun sequence encodes:
- the LOC133920422 gene encoding protein DETOXIFICATION 49-like: MSSCSGATVACCDGSRAGERALTASLLPKTEVVVPVEEAGAAEELPPVLTRKQPGWLARAVKEVWSVSLSVTFPMMPSMPAGAAGAEARSILGLALPMILTGLLLYLRSMISMLFLGRLGGLALAGGSLAIGFANITGYSVLSGLAMGMEPICGQAFGAGHYELLGVTTQRTVLMLVAAAVPIGWLWVHMRPLLLLCGQDAGIAAVAETYILASLPDLLLQAFLHPVRIYLRTQSINLPLTLCAALAIALHLPINYVLVSVLGLGIRGVALASVLANLNLLLFLFAYILFKGVHKRTGGFALSADSFRGWGELVSLALPSCVSVCLEWWWYEIMILLCGLLANPQATVASMGILIQTTSLIYIFPSSLSFGVSTRVSNELGANRPGHAGRAATVGLMLGFAFGGVASAFAYLVRGAWATMFTADPAIVALTASVLPILGACELGNCPQTTGCGVLRGSARPKDAASINLRSFYLVGTPVALVLAFWYHYDFQGLWLGLLAAQAACVVRMLLVIGRTDWAAEAKRAQLLTGAGAVETKESSGKGSQIMKVEAAGGEEKPVLLIDVVIERPNDRC, encoded by the coding sequence ATGTCGTCCTGCTCCGGCGCCACGGTGGCGTGCTGCGATGGCTCCCGTGCGGGCGAGAGGGCCCTCACGGCCTCCTTGCTACCCAAGACGGAGGTCGTCGTGCCGGTCGAGGAGGCTGGCGCCGCGGAGGAGCTGCCGCCGGTGCTCACGCGCAAGCAGCCGGGCTGGCTCGCCAGGGCGGTGAAGGAAGTCTGGTCCGTTTCCTTGTCCGTCACATTCCCCATGATGCCGTCGATGCcggccggcgcggcgggcgCGGAAGCGCGGTCCATACTGGGCCTCGCGCTGCCGATGATCCTGACGGGGCTGCTTCTGTACCTCCGGTCAATGATTTCGATGCTCTTCCTCGGCCGCCTCGGCGGGCTGGCGCTCGCCGGCGGCTCCCTCGCCATCGGCTTTGCCAACATCACCGGCTACTCCGTCTTGTCGGGCCTCGCCATGGGCATGGAGCCCATATGCGGGCAGGCCTTCGGCGCGGGCCATTACGAGCTCCTCGGCGTCACCACGCAGCGCACTGTCCTGATGCTCGTTGCGGCCGCCGTCCCCATCGGCTGGCTGTGGGTGCACATGCGGCCTCTGCTCCTGCTCTGCGGCCAGGACGCCGGGATCGCCGCGGTCGCGGAGACCTACATTCTTGCCTCCCTACCGGACCTACTCCTCCAGGCGTTCCTCCACCCCGTCCGCATCTACCTCCGGACACAGTCCATCAACCTGCCTCTCACCTTGTGCGCCGCGCTCGCCATTGCTCTCCACCTGCCGATCAACTACGTCCTCGTCTCCGTCCTCGGTCTCGGCATTAGGGGGGTGGCATTGGCCTCTGTGCTGGCAAACTTGAACCTCCTCCTGTTTCTCTTCGCTTACATATTGTTCAAGGGCGTGCACAAGCGCACTGGCGGCTTCGCGCTCTCGGCCGACAGCTTCCGCGGCTGGGGAGAGCTCGTCAGCCTCGCGCTACCGAGCTGCGTCAGTGTCTGCCTTGAGTGGTGGTGGTACGAGATCATGATCCTCCTGTGCGGCCTGCTCGCCAACCCGCAGGCGACGGTGGCCTCCATGGGCATCCTGATCCAGACCACGTCGCTCATCTACATCTTCCCTTCCTCGCTCAGCTTCGGCGTGTCCACGCGCGTCAGCAACGAGCTCGGCGCGAACCGGCCCGGCCACGCGGGCCGCGCGGCCACGGTCGGCCTGATGCTCGGGTTCGCATTCGGCGGAGTGGCATCCGCGTTCGCGTACCTAGTGCGGGGCGCATGGGCAACCATGTTTACGGCCGACCCGGCGATCGTCGCGCTCACCGCGTCCGTGCTGCCGATCCTGGGCGCGTGCGAGCTCGGCAACTGCCCGCAGACGACCGGGTGCGGCGTGCTGCGGGGCAGCGCCCGGCCCAAGGACGCCGCCAGCATCAACCTCCGGTCGTTCTACCTCGTGGGCACGCCCGTGGCGCTCGTCCTAGCGTTCTGGTACCACTATGACTTCCAAGGCCTGTGGCTGGGCCTCCTTGCTGCTCAGGCCGCCTGCGTGGTGCGCATGCTGCTGGTGATCGGGCGGACGGATTGGGCCGCCGAGGCCAAGCGCGCACAGCTGCTCACTGGAGCAGGCGCGGTGGAGACCAAAGAGAGCAGCGGCAAGGGTAGTCAGATCATGAAAGTCGAAGCAGCCGGTGGAGAGGAGAAGCCGGTCTTGCTTATCGACGTAGTGATCGAGCGGCCAAACGATCGCTGCTGA